In Amycolatopsis coloradensis, one genomic interval encodes:
- a CDS encoding SAM-dependent methyltransferase has translation MDSRFLPDGVDLERPNAARIYDWALGGTANWAVDREFGEQLVKTFPLIRSLARANRAFLGRAVRHCAEHGVNQFLDLGSGVPTVGNVHEIADDVDGDSRCVYVDNEPVAVAHARILLEKNGDPARHAVLGGDLRDPDDIWERAIDTGVLDPAKPVALLTVAVLHFVPDPGLPDVIARYRRLLPAGSFYVLSHVTMSGVEGDELDQVQRVVKQYEQSSTPASFRDKEEILGFFGDFDLVAPGLVPVGAWRLDDPHSPALNCAIGGVARKPGF, from the coding sequence ATGGATTCGCGGTTCCTGCCCGACGGCGTGGATCTCGAGCGGCCCAACGCCGCCCGGATCTACGACTGGGCGCTCGGCGGGACCGCGAACTGGGCGGTGGACAGGGAATTCGGCGAACAGCTGGTCAAGACCTTCCCGCTCATCCGCTCGCTCGCCAGGGCCAACCGCGCCTTCCTCGGCCGCGCGGTGCGGCATTGCGCCGAGCACGGGGTGAACCAGTTCCTCGACCTCGGATCCGGCGTGCCGACGGTCGGCAACGTCCACGAGATCGCCGACGACGTCGACGGCGACAGCCGGTGCGTGTACGTCGACAACGAACCGGTCGCCGTGGCGCACGCCAGGATCCTGCTGGAGAAGAACGGGGATCCCGCCAGGCACGCGGTGCTCGGCGGCGACCTGCGCGACCCGGACGACATCTGGGAACGCGCCATCGACACCGGCGTGCTCGATCCGGCGAAGCCGGTGGCCCTGCTCACCGTCGCGGTCCTGCATTTCGTGCCGGACCCCGGGCTCCCCGACGTCATCGCGCGATACCGGCGCCTGCTGCCCGCGGGCTCCTTCTACGTCCTGTCCCACGTCACGATGTCCGGCGTGGAAGGTGACGAGCTGGACCAGGTCCAGCGCGTCGTGAAGCAGTACGAGCAGTCGAGCACGCCCGCGTCCTTTCGCGACAAGGAAGAGATCCTCGGTTTTTTCGGCGATTTCGACCTCGTGGCACCGGGTCTGGTCCCGGTCGGCGCATGGCGGCTGGACGACCCCCACTCGCCTGCGCTTAACTGCGCCATCGGCGGGGTCGCCCGCAAACCCGGTTTCTGA
- a CDS encoding SAM-dependent methyltransferase has product MTTQQDPEVPEGVDLERPNVARVYDWFLGGSANWAIDREFGTQVLKQFPEVKTFARVGRDFLGRGVGYLARQGITQFLDIGSGVPTVGNVHQIASAINPDSRVVYVDIEPVAVAHSQLLLEREGLLGRHAVLQGDVRDPADIWKRALETGVIDPRQPIGLVLVGLLYFLGPEEPVHEMVQRYLDFLPSGSYFLSSHLTEDGVTRKEGDNRENVQELYKKTSAPFHLRSRAEFAAFFDGLEMVEPGIDWMATWHLDEADSRASDRFADDPTFTGGLGGLGRKP; this is encoded by the coding sequence ATGACGACGCAGCAGGACCCCGAAGTTCCCGAAGGTGTCGATCTCGAACGACCCAACGTGGCCAGGGTGTACGACTGGTTCCTCGGCGGTTCGGCCAACTGGGCCATCGACCGCGAGTTCGGCACGCAGGTGCTGAAGCAGTTCCCGGAGGTCAAGACGTTCGCCCGCGTCGGCCGCGACTTCCTCGGCCGCGGCGTGGGTTACCTGGCCCGTCAGGGGATCACGCAGTTCCTCGACATCGGCTCAGGCGTGCCTACCGTCGGCAACGTCCACCAGATCGCGAGCGCGATCAACCCCGACTCGCGGGTCGTGTACGTGGACATCGAGCCGGTCGCCGTCGCGCATTCCCAGCTGCTGCTGGAACGGGAGGGGCTGCTCGGGCGGCACGCGGTCCTGCAGGGCGACGTGCGGGATCCCGCCGACATCTGGAAACGCGCCCTCGAGACCGGGGTGATCGACCCGCGGCAGCCGATCGGGCTGGTGCTGGTCGGCCTGCTGTACTTCCTCGGCCCGGAGGAGCCCGTGCACGAGATGGTCCAGCGGTACCTCGATTTCCTGCCGTCGGGTTCGTACTTCCTGTCCTCGCATCTGACCGAGGACGGCGTCACCCGCAAGGAAGGCGACAACCGGGAGAACGTCCAGGAGCTGTACAAGAAGACGAGCGCGCCGTTCCATCTGCGGTCCCGCGCGGAGTTCGCCGCGTTCTTCGACGGGCTGGAGATGGTGGAGCCGGGCATCGACTGGATGGCCACCTGGCATCTCGACGAAGCGGATTCCCGGGCGAGCGACCGGTTCGCGGACGACCCGACCTTCACCGGCGGACTCGGCGGGCTGGGCCGCAAGCCCTGA
- a CDS encoding DUF397 domain-containing protein encodes MADYPSAADYDPTTAVSLFDDSAWEKSFASEPNGGNCVEVNLGREGLVGVRDTKLAQSPVFVFDSGEWNAFLEAVKAGQFDLTP; translated from the coding sequence ATGGCCGATTATCCATCGGCGGCGGATTACGATCCGACCACGGCCGTGTCGCTGTTCGACGACTCCGCGTGGGAGAAATCCTTCGCGAGTGAGCCCAACGGGGGGAACTGCGTCGAGGTCAATCTCGGCAGGGAAGGCCTGGTGGGGGTCCGTGACACCAAGCTGGCCCAAAGTCCCGTCTTCGTCTTCGATTCCGGTGAGTGGAACGCCTTCCTCGAGGCGGTCAAGGCCGGACAGTTCGATTTGACCCCATGA
- a CDS encoding FixH family protein — protein MSSTVDRRKPVLLISVVSVLVVAIVAWLVWPSSGGAQVQRSTQGPYTVQLSVEDPHQGGNVFALTVMGATPDVVTLEPVMPQMGHALAPSPAIAEGPGRFRTGDVLLPMSGQWEITVSLRGPSGATQHVFPLLVK, from the coding sequence ATGAGTTCCACAGTGGACAGACGTAAGCCCGTCCTGCTGATTTCCGTCGTCTCGGTGCTCGTGGTGGCGATCGTGGCCTGGCTGGTCTGGCCGAGCAGCGGCGGCGCGCAGGTCCAGCGCTCGACACAGGGCCCGTACACGGTGCAGCTGTCGGTCGAAGATCCGCACCAAGGCGGGAATGTCTTCGCGCTGACCGTCATGGGCGCCACGCCGGACGTCGTCACCCTCGAACCCGTGATGCCGCAGATGGGGCACGCGCTCGCCCCGTCGCCCGCGATCGCGGAGGGGCCTGGCCGGTTCCGCACCGGCGACGTCCTGCTGCCGATGTCGGGGCAATGGGAGATCACCGTTTCACTGCGCGGGCCGTCCGGCGCCACGCAGCACGTTTTTCCTTTGCTGGTCAAGTAA
- a CDS encoding alpha/beta hydrolase gives MNRLDSETASVNGIRLHYLRAGEGPALFLLHGWPQTSFCWHEIIGELAETHTVIAPDLRGYGKSDKPRDGYDKRTMAADVAALATHLGFGRVSAVGHDRGGRVAHRWALDRADQVDRLAVLDIIPTRELWKRLDSEIGRAYWHWLFHLQPDLPELLAGRDIAAYLGYFFERWTHQRQGLSREAVDEYVRAFSAPGALRAGFDDYRASFPYDAEADDADFDAGRRLELPVLALWGASGLLGKLPTLEIWQDYANDVSGTAIDECGHFLAEERPHALLENLKPFLLS, from the coding sequence ATGAACCGGTTAGATAGCGAGACCGCTTCGGTCAACGGCATCCGCCTGCACTACCTGCGTGCCGGAGAGGGCCCCGCGCTCTTCCTCCTGCACGGGTGGCCGCAGACGTCCTTCTGCTGGCACGAGATCATCGGCGAACTGGCCGAAACGCATACCGTCATCGCCCCTGATCTGCGCGGCTACGGCAAATCGGACAAACCCCGCGACGGCTACGACAAACGCACGATGGCGGCGGACGTCGCCGCCCTCGCCACCCACCTGGGTTTCGGGCGAGTGTCCGCCGTCGGGCACGACCGCGGCGGCCGGGTCGCCCACCGCTGGGCACTGGACCGGGCCGATCAGGTCGACCGGCTCGCCGTGCTCGACATCATCCCCACCAGGGAACTCTGGAAACGCCTCGATAGCGAGATCGGCCGCGCCTACTGGCACTGGCTGTTCCACCTCCAGCCGGATCTGCCGGAACTGCTCGCCGGCCGGGACATCGCCGCCTACCTCGGCTACTTCTTCGAACGCTGGACGCATCAGCGGCAAGGACTGAGCCGGGAGGCCGTCGACGAATACGTCCGCGCGTTCTCCGCGCCGGGTGCCCTGCGGGCCGGCTTCGACGACTACCGCGCGTCCTTCCCGTACGACGCGGAAGCGGACGACGCCGATTTCGACGCGGGTCGCCGCCTCGAACTCCCCGTGCTCGCGCTGTGGGGGGCGAGCGGTCTGCTGGGAAAGCTGCCGACGCTGGAGATCTGGCAGGACTACGCGAACGACGTCTCCGGTACGGCGATCGACGAATGCGGTCATTTCCTCGCCGAAGAACGTCCTCACGCCCTGCTGGAAAACCTGAAACCGTTTCTGCTCAGCTGA
- a CDS encoding CGNR zinc finger domain-containing protein, producing the protein MEWVFDGGRPCLDLVNTVRERHEDSRELLTDPAALVEWLRLMGFAVTEASADELSAARTLREAVDKVLLGDPRPADVLLVNEMASGAPSPWLRYDDGKPVKXNEMASGAPSPWLRYDDGKPVKELRPVSVVAALGALAADAIDLATEDIAVRSCAADDCGLRFCDASPRRSRQWCSMARCGNRAKARAHYARTRKRV; encoded by the coding sequence ATGGAGTGGGTCTTCGACGGCGGGCGACCGTGCCTCGACCTCGTGAACACCGTGCGCGAGCGGCACGAGGACAGCCGGGAGCTGCTCACCGACCCTGCCGCCCTCGTGGAATGGCTGCGGCTCATGGGCTTCGCCGTCACTGAGGCGAGTGCGGACGAACTGTCGGCCGCGCGGACACTGCGGGAAGCTGTCGACAAAGTGCTGTTGGGTGATCCGCGGCCTGCGGATGTCCTCCTGGTCAACGAGATGGCGTCCGGCGCGCCGTCGCCGTGGCTGCGTTACGACGACGGCAAGCCGGTGAAGNTCAACGAGATGGCGTCCGGCGCGCCGTCGCCGTGGCTGCGTTACGACGACGGCAAGCCGGTGAAGGAGCTGAGGCCGGTGTCGGTCGTCGCCGCGCTCGGCGCGCTCGCGGCCGACGCGATCGACCTCGCGACCGAGGACATCGCGGTCCGGAGCTGCGCCGCCGACGACTGTGGCCTGCGGTTCTGCGACGCCTCGCCGAGGCGGTCGCGCCAGTGGTGCTCGATGGCGCGCTGTGGCAACCGGGCGAAGGCCCGCGCCCACTACGCCCGAACCCGAAAGCGCGTTTAG
- a CDS encoding oxygenase MpaB family protein, with amino-acid sequence MTGPPIVKGTAAWRYFGDFRAGLLAGQVLVLQVAHPVVAAGVRDHSDYVEDPWTRLMRTAASLSIYIYGGPEGARYEADRLRALHRSFTGVDDGHRYSALNPRAYAWVHATLVMVPVDTQRFYGTPMNPSELDEYYAQMCDVGRLLGLREQDMPPTWPEFERYYAEMIDGFGPNETISTLFETIRTVKKPWRWLPDERWTRLQRWQYRGQMFVIRATLPPALRDRLGLQWTVRDQRRFDRFRTVVRLVGGLVPMPLRSSLVRRIGRLNVWFRAHPRAYRFLGGI; translated from the coding sequence ATGACCGGTCCGCCGATCGTCAAGGGGACGGCGGCGTGGCGGTACTTCGGCGACTTCCGGGCCGGACTTCTGGCGGGCCAGGTGCTGGTACTGCAGGTCGCGCATCCGGTCGTCGCGGCCGGGGTTCGGGATCATTCCGACTACGTCGAAGATCCGTGGACCCGGCTCATGCGCACGGCCGCCTCGCTGTCCATCTACATCTACGGCGGCCCGGAGGGCGCGCGCTACGAGGCCGACCGGCTGCGCGCACTGCACCGGTCGTTCACCGGCGTCGACGACGGTCACCGTTACAGCGCGCTGAACCCGCGCGCGTACGCCTGGGTGCACGCCACGCTCGTCATGGTTCCCGTTGACACACAACGGTTCTACGGCACCCCGATGAACCCGTCCGAACTGGACGAGTACTACGCGCAGATGTGCGACGTCGGACGGCTCCTCGGTCTGCGCGAGCAGGACATGCCGCCGACGTGGCCGGAATTCGAGCGGTACTACGCGGAAATGATCGACGGTTTCGGCCCGAACGAGACGATCTCGACGTTGTTCGAAACGATCCGCACGGTGAAGAAACCGTGGCGATGGCTGCCCGACGAACGCTGGACACGGCTTCAGCGATGGCAGTATCGAGGGCAGATGTTCGTCATCCGCGCCACGCTGCCACCCGCGCTGCGGGATCGTCTCGGTCTACAGTGGACGGTCCGGGACCAGCGCCGGTTCGACCGGTTCCGCACGGTGGTGCGGCTGGTCGGCGGGCTGGTGCCGATGCCGTTGCGGTCTTCGCTCGTGCGCCGGATCGGCAGGCTCAACGTCTGGTTCCGGGCCCACCCCCGCGCGTATCGTTTCCTCGGCGGAATTTAG
- a CDS encoding TetR/AcrR family transcriptional regulator: protein MNTREAILHAALKVVGEQGVGGLTNRRIARQAEVSLGTLTYHFPSQTALLREAMLLFVEEETTKLTGFVDTYREQGLSVEQAASVVEQVIAQLPFGTDELGAHELYLQAARDPGLQDAAARCFAAYDELALVILKTLGVPSPERLTGPVVALIAGLQLRRLATGDDGVEVAQSLMMLVRGAS from the coding sequence GTGAACACCCGCGAAGCCATTCTCCACGCCGCGCTCAAGGTGGTCGGGGAACAGGGCGTCGGCGGGCTGACCAACCGCCGGATCGCGCGGCAGGCCGAAGTCTCGCTCGGCACGCTGACCTACCATTTCCCCAGCCAGACGGCGTTGCTGCGCGAGGCGATGCTGCTGTTCGTCGAGGAAGAGACCACGAAGCTGACCGGGTTCGTCGATACGTACCGCGAACAGGGCTTGAGCGTCGAGCAGGCCGCGTCGGTGGTGGAGCAGGTCATCGCGCAGCTGCCCTTCGGCACCGACGAACTCGGCGCGCACGAGCTGTACCTGCAGGCCGCGCGCGACCCCGGGCTTCAGGACGCGGCCGCCCGGTGTTTCGCCGCCTACGACGAACTCGCGCTGGTGATCCTGAAAACGCTCGGTGTGCCGTCGCCGGAGCGGCTGACCGGCCCGGTCGTCGCGCTGATCGCCGGCCTCCAGTTGCGCAGGCTGGCCACGGGTGACGACGGCGTCGAGGTGGCGCAGTCGTTGATGATGCTCGTCCGCGGCGCGTCATGA